In a single window of the Natronosalvus caseinilyticus genome:
- a CDS encoding transposase, whose protein sequence is MSEECKTLEAYLAPLTQHKQRKLENEHERYEALLHRSFNDECDTMSAVNEVVSGEALNWHSKNALKQYVPNLLDEDTYDAKQLADDHPIRYANTAAVFDIHEDRHHKICWEVPLPGRGTNVWIPLQLNPEQEDWWYALIDEDDESVRAGELRLQRDGTRWVLHVTANYEVELDHSCSCDSDDVTPVGFDVGESKLLVGCALQDDTPVDPLFVDGGRVRHLRQKQASAEDRLKPRDAPKLLDDLVWGRWQDAIEDEIEKASTRAVEYAFQFENPIVVLECLDGITDEDIGKYWNRRLGKWLFSQIQSRIEDKAAERGIPVEYVYPHYTSKTCHACKHIGYRPHQGTFKCTYKGCWVSEYQADLNAAANIASRLNPWGESLPWKSAGDDSPQSGGQWQAHEDTSPSEELPSEKRASDDKVSSSSPAVGAGTKPETGDTHTS, encoded by the coding sequence ATGAGTGAGGAGTGCAAGACGCTCGAAGCGTATCTTGCCCCACTCACTCAGCACAAGCAGCGCAAACTCGAAAACGAACACGAACGATACGAAGCGTTACTCCATCGTAGTTTCAACGACGAGTGCGATACGATGAGTGCCGTCAACGAGGTCGTTAGCGGCGAAGCCCTCAACTGGCACTCGAAAAACGCGCTCAAACAATACGTGCCAAACCTCTTAGACGAGGACACGTATGATGCGAAGCAACTCGCAGACGACCACCCCATCCGCTACGCCAACACCGCAGCCGTCTTCGACATCCATGAAGATCGCCACCACAAAATATGCTGGGAGGTTCCACTCCCCGGTCGTGGAACAAACGTCTGGATTCCACTCCAGTTGAATCCCGAGCAAGAAGACTGGTGGTACGCACTCATCGATGAAGACGACGAGAGTGTACGGGCGGGGGAACTCCGCCTGCAACGCGATGGGACTCGCTGGGTGTTACACGTCACTGCGAACTACGAAGTCGAACTTGACCACTCGTGCTCGTGTGACAGCGACGATGTAACGCCCGTTGGATTCGACGTGGGCGAATCCAAGCTCTTGGTAGGCTGTGCCCTTCAAGACGACACCCCCGTTGACCCGTTGTTCGTGGATGGTGGTCGCGTCCGACACCTCCGACAGAAACAAGCCAGTGCCGAAGACCGCTTGAAACCCCGAGACGCCCCAAAGCTCCTCGACGATCTCGTGTGGGGACGGTGGCAAGACGCCATTGAAGACGAAATCGAGAAAGCCTCGACACGAGCTGTCGAATACGCCTTCCAATTCGAAAACCCGATTGTCGTCCTCGAATGCCTCGATGGCATCACGGACGAGGATATCGGGAAGTACTGGAATCGACGCCTCGGCAAGTGGTTGTTCTCTCAGATACAATCGCGTATCGAGGATAAGGCTGCGGAGCGTGGTATCCCTGTGGAGTACGTGTACCCGCATTACACGTCGAAGACGTGTCACGCCTGCAAGCACATCGGGTATCGACCGCATCAGGGCACGTTCAAGTGTACGTACAAGGGGTGTTGGGTGTCGGAGTATCAAGCGGATTTGAACGCAGCCGCGAATATAGCCAGTCGGCTAAATCCGTGGGGAGAGAGCCTGCCTTGGAAATCGGCAGGCGATGACTCACCACAGAGCGGGGGCCAGTGGCAGGCCCACGAAGACACGTCACCGAGCGAGGAACTCCCGTCTGAGAAGCGGGCTTCCGATGACAAGGTTTCGTCTAGCTCACCAGCAGTGGGAGCAGGGACGAAGCCGGAGACCGGTGACACGCACACGTCTTGA
- a CDS encoding RNA-guided endonuclease InsQ/TnpB family protein — translation MAKQVVTRTYTASIGNQQQVSDDLDALGFAASKLWNVGRWTISRVWDEIGYIPEHDELTAYLKSHERYDDLHSQSSQRVLQELAEAFNGWYGKRRNGDTNANPLGYRKHRDEHPRSTVTFKNKGFKLDTKYNRLRLSKGSNLKEYWSDFILCEYQTRPDVDLSTVESVQQVRTVWTGDEWELHFVCKVEIEVSEAPSEQTVGVDLGITNFAVLAYEDGHAELYPLNCLKQDDYYFSKRIARCDDSDSEQATRLNRRKSARRTHYFHTLSKHIVQRCVDEGVGTIVVGDLSGIREDEENGESKDWGKHGNLDLHSWAFDRFTDLLEYKAEMEGITIKQVFERDTSKSCSCCGRKRDANRVERGLYVCDECGMVANADVNGAENIRQKVSPILVTDGVDETHSVSSAHQNAKHSGDGDRSNGWLAQPSTFLFDKETGAFAPREQVTS, via the coding sequence ATGGCGAAACAGGTCGTCACACGAACCTACACTGCTTCCATTGGGAATCAGCAACAGGTGTCTGACGACCTTGACGCCCTTGGGTTCGCCGCCTCGAAACTCTGGAACGTCGGACGGTGGACAATCAGTCGCGTCTGGGATGAAATCGGCTACATCCCAGAACACGACGAACTCACCGCGTACCTGAAGTCACACGAACGCTACGATGACCTGCATTCTCAGTCAAGTCAGCGAGTCCTTCAAGAACTCGCTGAGGCGTTCAACGGCTGGTACGGCAAACGACGCAACGGAGACACGAACGCGAACCCGCTCGGCTACCGCAAACACAGAGACGAACATCCGCGTTCCACGGTCACGTTCAAAAACAAAGGCTTCAAACTCGACACTAAGTACAACCGCCTCCGCCTCTCCAAAGGCTCCAACCTCAAGGAGTACTGGTCGGACTTCATCCTCTGTGAATACCAGACTCGCCCCGACGTTGACCTCTCTACCGTAGAGAGCGTTCAACAAGTTCGAACCGTCTGGACAGGGGATGAGTGGGAACTGCACTTCGTCTGCAAAGTCGAAATCGAAGTGTCCGAAGCCCCTAGTGAGCAAACCGTGGGTGTTGACCTCGGGATCACCAACTTCGCCGTACTCGCCTACGAAGATGGCCACGCTGAGTTGTATCCGCTCAACTGTCTGAAGCAGGACGACTACTACTTCAGCAAGCGTATCGCTCGCTGTGACGACTCGGATTCCGAGCAAGCCACGCGGTTGAACCGGAGGAAGTCGGCTCGCCGCACCCACTACTTCCACACGCTTTCCAAGCACATCGTCCAGCGGTGCGTTGACGAAGGGGTTGGAACGATTGTGGTGGGCGACCTCTCCGGTATCCGCGAAGACGAGGAGAACGGCGAGTCAAAGGACTGGGGCAAGCACGGGAACCTCGATCTGCATTCGTGGGCGTTCGACCGCTTTACCGACCTTCTCGAATACAAGGCCGAGATGGAAGGCATCACAATCAAGCAGGTGTTTGAGCGGGATACGTCCAAATCGTGTTCGTGCTGTGGTCGTAAGCGTGACGCGAACCGCGTGGAGCGCGGGTTGTACGTCTGCGACGAGTGTGGGATGGTGGCGAATGCTGACGTGAATGGCGCAGAGAACATTCGGCAGAAAGTATCTCCGATTCTCGTCACGGATGGCGTTGACGAGACGCACAGCGTCTCGTCCGCACACCAGAACGCGAAGCATTCTGGGGACGGCGATAGGAGTAACGGCTGGTTGGCACAGCCATCGACGTTCCTGTTTGACAAGGAAACTGGTGCGTTCGCACCTCGAGAACAGGTCACGTCGTAA